The following coding sequences lie in one Tichowtungia aerotolerans genomic window:
- a CDS encoding sialate O-acetylesterase yields MNKFTAVMMVFSLAAWCQAGITNLVVNGGFEDTAEQMLTPSQISPAYSVTGWRAFNTATEGAVTYRVVTDPSSASDGSNYLEIDCSSSEKRDAGFDVHHVGAGASAISPGTAYTVSFDAKRVSGDDNALQVAVKTYEGSAAILESLMDTNLELSDEWTSYSFTIVPTRAMPDGSDPNLYIGFRPRKGTFLQRERICIDHVSVIPSDVRPDSVRLFNVFTDNMVLQRNARVAVYGAARPGDQVAVSFADQSKTSVADGEGKWLVHLDPMPASFKPRTLSVTSERSGETSISNVLVGDVWLAGGQSNMDHPFRSYSLLTPPEKTNPNLRILVAAKVPSVNPLDQLVLEPVLKGTWQSSSSYYLEGFSPSAYYFGSILHEELNVPVGLIESAWGATIAEAWTPAETLEALGYAEKEPIYKGGELGRNNPSVLYNGMIYPLRHFTFKGVIWYQGESNSPQVLAYESLFSGMISAWRETFDNEDLPFYFVQLAPYQTLGWNKNGAAWAWLREAQTRTLALPNTGMAVITDAGEYLDIHPQWKQVVGERLALHALQAEGLDVVASSPMYSGMTVDGNQIVLNFSKADSGLETREVVMNRNRNLPKGEDPEAFRVPASKVAGFKICGADRKFVEANAVIRGNQVFVSSPQVPTPVAVRYGWGNFPLCNLYSKSGLPVCPFRTDNFPPPNFDGAQSGELFSGDVKALGTPMKLHAGTKESPVALQEKEGRAVSYISEKAGSKSRYGYYKSKDHAVRNGKNPEVKVQVLYFDQGEGSFSLVYDSSDSSVRVNPKSAGAWKFSGMKVMLADSRTWRVATITLKDAFFGGRCNGADLRIQSTDTNLFLGGVFLSSLTP; encoded by the coding sequence GTGAATAAATTTACAGCAGTAATGATGGTGTTCAGCCTGGCGGCATGGTGCCAGGCGGGCATCACGAACCTGGTCGTCAATGGAGGGTTTGAAGATACAGCAGAACAGATGTTGACGCCGAGTCAGATATCGCCCGCATATTCAGTGACTGGGTGGCGGGCATTCAATACCGCGACGGAAGGCGCGGTGACGTATCGTGTGGTGACGGACCCATCTTCGGCCTCAGATGGCAGTAATTACCTAGAAATTGACTGTTCTTCATCAGAGAAACGGGATGCCGGATTCGATGTGCATCATGTCGGCGCCGGTGCGTCTGCGATCTCTCCCGGGACCGCGTACACGGTTTCTTTTGATGCCAAACGGGTGTCGGGCGACGACAATGCCTTGCAGGTTGCCGTCAAAACGTATGAAGGGTCCGCGGCGATTCTGGAATCGCTGATGGACACAAACCTGGAGCTGAGTGACGAGTGGACCTCCTACTCGTTTACGATTGTTCCGACCCGGGCGATGCCGGATGGGTCGGATCCGAATCTGTATATTGGTTTCCGACCCAGAAAAGGTACATTTCTGCAGCGCGAGCGGATCTGTATCGATCATGTATCAGTGATTCCGTCCGATGTTCGTCCGGATTCGGTTCGTCTGTTCAATGTATTCACGGATAATATGGTTCTTCAGCGCAATGCCCGGGTGGCCGTCTACGGAGCGGCTCGTCCCGGGGATCAGGTTGCCGTTTCCTTTGCCGACCAGTCGAAGACGTCGGTTGCTGATGGAGAGGGAAAGTGGCTGGTTCATTTGGACCCCATGCCCGCTTCTTTCAAACCGCGTACACTGAGCGTTACATCAGAACGGTCCGGAGAGACGTCGATTAGCAATGTTCTGGTTGGTGATGTCTGGCTGGCCGGAGGACAGTCTAATATGGACCATCCCTTCAGATCATACAGCCTGCTGACCCCTCCGGAAAAGACCAACCCGAACCTCCGGATTCTGGTCGCGGCGAAAGTGCCCAGCGTAAATCCTCTCGATCAACTGGTTTTGGAGCCGGTTCTGAAGGGAACCTGGCAGTCATCTTCTTCTTATTATCTGGAAGGGTTTTCTCCGTCCGCATATTACTTCGGATCCATCCTGCATGAAGAACTCAATGTGCCGGTCGGGCTCATTGAAAGTGCCTGGGGCGCTACCATTGCCGAAGCCTGGACTCCGGCGGAGACGCTGGAGGCACTGGGGTATGCTGAAAAGGAGCCGATCTATAAAGGAGGAGAGCTGGGGCGGAACAACCCGTCGGTTTTATATAACGGGATGATTTACCCGCTGCGCCATTTTACGTTTAAAGGAGTGATCTGGTATCAAGGGGAATCAAACTCTCCGCAAGTCCTCGCGTATGAGTCTCTTTTTTCAGGGATGATTTCCGCGTGGCGAGAGACTTTTGATAATGAAGACCTTCCGTTCTATTTTGTGCAGCTTGCACCGTATCAAACGCTGGGCTGGAACAAGAACGGGGCGGCATGGGCCTGGCTTCGTGAGGCTCAGACCCGGACGCTGGCGCTGCCCAATACAGGAATGGCTGTGATTACCGATGCCGGTGAGTATCTGGATATCCATCCTCAATGGAAGCAGGTTGTCGGCGAGCGGCTGGCCTTGCACGCCTTGCAGGCGGAAGGACTGGATGTTGTTGCTTCCAGTCCGATGTACAGTGGCATGACGGTGGACGGGAATCAGATTGTTCTGAATTTTTCCAAAGCGGATTCCGGGTTGGAGACCCGGGAGGTTGTGATGAACCGGAACCGCAATCTGCCGAAAGGTGAAGATCCGGAAGCATTCCGGGTTCCGGCCTCCAAGGTGGCCGGATTTAAAATCTGCGGTGCAGACCGTAAATTTGTGGAAGCGAATGCCGTGATTCGCGGAAATCAGGTGTTTGTCTCCAGTCCGCAGGTTCCAACGCCTGTCGCGGTCCGCTACGGATGGGGAAACTTTCCTCTTTGCAACCTGTATTCAAAGAGCGGACTGCCGGTCTGTCCGTTCCGTACAGACAACTTCCCTCCGCCGAACTTTGACGGCGCGCAGTCGGGAGAACTTTTTTCGGGTGATGTAAAGGCTTTGGGAACACCGATGAAACTGCATGCCGGCACCAAAGAGTCTCCTGTTGCACTGCAGGAAAAAGAGGGGCGGGCTGTTTCTTATATCTCAGAGAAAGCAGGATCTAAAAGCCGATACGGATACTACAAGTCTAAAGATCATGCGGTACGGAATGGGAAGAATCCAGAGGTCAAGGTTCAGGTTCTTTATTTTGATCAGGGCGAGGGATCTTTCTCTCTGGTTTACGACTCCTCGGATTCGAGTGTTCGTGTGAATCCGAAGTCTGCGGGGGCCTGGAAATTTTCAGGGATGAAAGTGATGTTGGCCGATAGCCGGACGTGGCGGGTGGCCACCATTACCCTTAAAGATGCCTTCTTCGGTGGGCGTTGTAACGGAGCGGATCTGCGAATCCAGTCGACTGATACGAACCTGTTTTTAGGAGGCGTTTTTCTTTCGTCGCTGACACCTTAA
- a CDS encoding carbohydrate binding domain-containing protein, with amino-acid sequence MHRTWYKRAAVVIIALLMMMTAGADILENGSFESGPGGVLSLPSMDEVPGWRAFDTSGSNSIELVSDPTGAADGTNYIKITSVVSGSGLGDTGFDITFQGAGKVLLSTGATYTVSFDAKWVSGTDNSMTFTLRSFAEGSYAVVEDFESVSMPLNPFWTTYTYEFTPTQLPEGGDGIAFYIGFRPKAGGSLLDEVICIDNIRLDSEPVTLDLVPLTTASDGLFTTELRSGRTVWVPEQNYLYFDVPAGFGFVPGRPVYVRVEYLDAGRGYLNCQYDSSYGSEVSDKYYASELHSRSSRVDSGAFVFSCKMLESPLFEGRQNGGADFRLVLLKNDLEPFAVAGVQLSNVPFDDERFQYALSEPWLQSYDGPVHDFIDRMTLSGKVLTGYQGWFRCPNDPVDKGWVHWGRTAYDPLDASQITVDMWPYLNDYSADSVYPADEMVYENGRPAYLFSSADRETVLRHFRWMRKYNIDGAYLQRFVSRRQSGFYGADEFVLNNVREAAAREGRVWALEYDVSSLHFDDAPFEVITNDWQWLTEDLDILNDPRYLHEDGKPVLFIWGFSVPLREFTLEEANQIVDYFAAQDLYLIGGVHSMWKDNTDWYGHYQRYDQLLGWMETDLADLNSQKSTLNSWGMKILPHAWPGFSWCNLKMLAPGTSYKPRNGGQFYWDRICNAVSCGADQIFLGMFDEYDEGTAIMPMSDDHPLPHTDWGQYIDNEGNDPFWHLQLSGAAREMLHGTRSVSLSLPASGGLTEPAFGGTNLTAYLGESNTELGLAQVETADGGTVGTVAGGHDCRTNGPDPLTDFYFYFDIDDLFCVSNWQGQAVTVEIEYYDDAATKGTLFRLQYDALSGPYVRHSAVYESPGTGGWKNLRWNIADGLFAGRQNEGADFRIALSAGDSAAIRRCSVFFPEDDPAAGGMNSSVALSLSRNGAVQWPAAAEAVGWRLYATESLIASSWQEVAEISATSNNVNFYSAVHGVDQHFFSLRRSARD; translated from the coding sequence ATGCATCGCACGTGGTACAAGCGGGCGGCAGTGGTCATTATAGCGCTGCTTATGATGATGACTGCCGGTGCCGACATCCTGGAAAACGGCAGCTTTGAAAGCGGACCCGGCGGAGTGCTCTCGTTGCCGTCCATGGACGAGGTTCCAGGCTGGCGGGCTTTTGATACATCCGGCAGCAATTCGATTGAGCTGGTCAGCGACCCGACAGGTGCAGCGGATGGAACCAATTATATAAAGATCACATCGGTTGTGAGCGGCAGCGGTCTTGGAGATACAGGCTTTGATATCACATTTCAGGGAGCCGGAAAGGTTCTGCTGTCGACCGGTGCGACCTATACGGTTTCATTTGATGCCAAATGGGTTTCGGGAACGGACAACTCGATGACGTTCACATTGCGCTCTTTCGCCGAGGGAAGTTATGCCGTTGTTGAAGATTTTGAGTCTGTAAGCATGCCGCTGAACCCGTTCTGGACCACGTATACCTATGAATTTACACCGACCCAGCTGCCTGAGGGCGGGGACGGCATTGCTTTCTATATCGGATTCCGGCCGAAAGCGGGCGGCAGTCTGCTGGATGAGGTGATTTGTATTGATAATATCCGGCTGGATTCTGAGCCGGTGACACTGGATCTGGTTCCGCTCACAACGGCGAGTGACGGTCTGTTTACCACAGAACTCCGTTCGGGAAGAACGGTCTGGGTCCCGGAACAGAACTATCTTTACTTTGATGTTCCGGCCGGATTCGGGTTTGTTCCGGGACGCCCTGTCTATGTGCGGGTGGAGTATCTGGATGCCGGAAGAGGCTATTTAAACTGCCAGTATGATTCCTCATATGGCAGCGAGGTCAGCGACAAATATTATGCTTCGGAACTGCACAGTCGGTCCAGCCGTGTCGACAGCGGCGCGTTTGTTTTTTCCTGCAAGATGCTGGAATCTCCATTGTTCGAGGGACGTCAGAACGGCGGCGCAGATTTTCGGCTGGTCCTTCTCAAAAACGATCTGGAGCCGTTTGCTGTGGCGGGCGTACAGCTCAGCAATGTCCCGTTTGATGATGAACGGTTTCAATATGCGCTGTCAGAGCCGTGGCTGCAGTCCTATGACGGTCCGGTGCATGATTTTATTGACCGGATGACCCTGTCGGGGAAAGTGCTGACCGGCTATCAGGGCTGGTTTCGCTGTCCGAACGATCCGGTGGATAAAGGCTGGGTTCACTGGGGACGTACGGCGTATGACCCGCTGGATGCCTCCCAGATTACTGTGGATATGTGGCCTTACCTGAATGATTATTCGGCCGACAGCGTCTATCCTGCGGATGAAATGGTTTATGAAAACGGCCGGCCGGCTTATCTGTTTTCTTCGGCGGACCGCGAGACCGTTCTGCGTCATTTCCGCTGGATGCGGAAATACAATATTGACGGAGCCTATCTTCAGCGGTTTGTCAGCCGGCGGCAAAGCGGCTTCTACGGGGCGGACGAGTTTGTTTTGAACAATGTACGTGAAGCTGCCGCCCGTGAAGGACGAGTGTGGGCGCTGGAGTATGACGTCAGTTCGCTGCATTTTGATGATGCGCCCTTCGAGGTGATCACGAACGACTGGCAATGGCTGACAGAGGACCTGGATATTCTGAATGATCCCCGCTATCTGCATGAAGACGGCAAGCCGGTGCTGTTCATCTGGGGGTTCTCGGTGCCGCTTCGCGAGTTTACGCTCGAAGAGGCCAATCAGATCGTCGACTATTTTGCTGCGCAGGACTTATACCTGATTGGCGGGGTCCACTCGATGTGGAAAGACAACACAGACTGGTATGGACATTATCAGCGTTACGATCAGCTTCTCGGCTGGATGGAAACGGACCTCGCCGACCTGAACAGTCAGAAATCGACGCTCAACAGTTGGGGCATGAAAATCCTGCCGCATGCATGGCCTGGATTTTCGTGGTGCAACCTGAAAATGCTGGCACCCGGCACCTCATACAAGCCGCGCAATGGAGGACAGTTCTACTGGGACCGAATCTGCAATGCGGTTTCCTGCGGGGCGGATCAGATTTTTCTCGGCATGTTCGATGAATACGACGAAGGAACCGCTATTATGCCGATGTCCGATGACCATCCGCTCCCGCACACCGACTGGGGACAGTATATCGACAATGAGGGGAATGATCCGTTCTGGCATCTTCAGCTGAGCGGGGCCGCGCGGGAAATGCTGCACGGTACTCGTTCCGTTTCGCTTTCTCTCCCGGCTTCGGGGGGGCTGACGGAACCGGCCTTTGGAGGAACGAATTTGACGGCCTATCTGGGTGAATCCAATACGGAGCTCGGACTGGCGCAGGTTGAGACTGCTGACGGCGGAACGGTCGGGACGGTTGCGGGCGGTCATGATTGCCGGACGAACGGACCGGACCCTTTGACGGATTTTTATTTTTATTTTGATATCGACGATTTGTTCTGTGTCAGCAATTGGCAGGGACAGGCGGTTACGGTTGAAATCGAGTACTACGACGATGCGGCAACCAAAGGCACTCTTTTCAGGCTGCAGTATGATGCTCTCTCCGGGCCGTATGTGCGGCATTCAGCTGTCTATGAAAGCCCGGGAACCGGAGGATGGAAAAATCTGCGCTGGAATATCGCGGACGGTCTGTTTGCCGGACGGCAGAACGAAGGGGCAGATTTTCGCATTGCATTGTCGGCCGGCGATTCCGCGGCAATTCGGCGGTGCAGTGTTTTTTTTCCGGAAGATGATCCTGCTGCCGGCGGTATGAATTCTTCCGTTGCGTTGAGTTTGTCCAGGAACGGTGCGGTGCAGTGGCCTGCTGCCGCCGAGGCGGTCGGATGGCGGTTGTATGCAACGGAATCGTTGATCGCCTCATCATGGCAGGAAGTGGCGGAAATATCGGCCACCTCAAATAATGTGAATTTTTATTCCGCGGTTCATGGCGTTGATCAGCATTTTTTTTCACTGCGGCGTTCCGCTAGGGATTAG
- a CDS encoding sulfatase translates to MVRMGKSCLPVLLGLSQLLVTAADAKPLNVLFVVVDDLRPELDCYGAEKVGTPNIDRLAAKGVKFNRAYAQYPVCNPSRSSFLTGRRPDELGIYQNQMPVRRKWPDAVTLPQLFRSSGYFTAGLGKILCAGTDEGGAYAPYRDDLSYDRFFNAKEHAPKIGSQGEGRRLGDGSIPWARWLAAEGGDAAQPDGILAAEAVRLLQDHRDEPFFIAVGFHKPHDPFVAPKEYFKKYPLEEISLAAEPDDRTPLLDYSLPNRNLFSSFGERDQREFKRAYHACVTFVDTQVGRLFAAMDRLKLWDSTIVVLLGDHGYHLGDRGWWNKVTVFERGARAPLMMWVPGIDSMGQNTESIAEFVDLYPTLVDLCGLQEPYKLSGKSLRPVLENPSKPWEHAAYTQVTRGVIGMGYSIRTDRWRLIQWGVNGEGGVELYDHSSDEGEYYNLADHPEYRRIKKQLAARLKKGFPGLQK, encoded by the coding sequence ATGGTTCGGATGGGAAAATCCTGTTTGCCGGTATTGCTTGGCTTGAGTCAGTTGCTCGTAACGGCTGCAGACGCGAAGCCGCTGAATGTGCTGTTTGTTGTCGTCGACGACTTGCGGCCTGAGCTGGACTGTTATGGCGCGGAAAAAGTCGGGACTCCGAACATTGACCGGTTGGCGGCAAAAGGAGTCAAATTCAATCGGGCCTATGCACAGTATCCCGTCTGCAACCCGAGCCGGTCTTCGTTCCTGACGGGTCGCCGCCCGGATGAGCTTGGTATTTATCAGAACCAAATGCCGGTGCGCAGAAAGTGGCCGGACGCCGTGACGCTGCCGCAGTTGTTCCGCAGCAGCGGTTATTTCACCGCAGGGCTGGGGAAGATCCTGTGTGCGGGGACGGACGAAGGCGGAGCTTATGCCCCGTATCGGGACGACCTGTCGTATGACCGGTTTTTCAATGCGAAAGAGCATGCTCCCAAGATTGGGAGCCAAGGCGAGGGGCGCCGGCTGGGTGACGGAAGCATCCCCTGGGCCCGGTGGCTTGCTGCCGAAGGCGGCGATGCGGCTCAGCCCGATGGAATACTGGCGGCAGAGGCGGTGCGGCTTCTTCAGGATCATCGGGATGAACCGTTTTTCATCGCTGTAGGTTTCCACAAGCCGCATGACCCGTTTGTGGCGCCGAAAGAATATTTTAAGAAGTATCCGCTTGAAGAGATCAGCCTGGCGGCTGAACCGGATGATCGCACTCCGCTGCTGGATTATTCGCTGCCGAACCGGAATCTTTTTTCTTCTTTCGGGGAAAGAGATCAGCGCGAGTTCAAGCGGGCCTATCATGCCTGTGTGACGTTTGTCGATACACAGGTGGGCCGGCTGTTTGCGGCCATGGACCGCTTGAAACTGTGGGACAGCACCATTGTCGTCCTGCTCGGAGATCACGGTTATCACCTGGGGGATCGCGGCTGGTGGAACAAGGTGACCGTGTTTGAGCGCGGCGCCCGGGCACCGCTGATGATGTGGGTGCCCGGGATAGACAGCATGGGACAGAATACCGAGTCCATTGCGGAGTTTGTGGACCTGTACCCGACCCTCGTGGATCTGTGCGGACTTCAGGAACCGTATAAATTATCCGGCAAGAGTCTGCGCCCGGTGCTGGAGAATCCTTCCAAACCTTGGGAGCACGCGGCGTATACCCAGGTAACACGTGGAGTCATCGGCATGGGCTACAGTATTCGCACGGACCGCTGGCGGTTGATTCAGTGGGGTGTCAACGGTGAAGGCGGCGTTGAGCTGTATGACCACTCCAGCGATGAAGGCGAGTACTATAATCTGGCCGATCACCCCGAATACCGGCGGATTAAAAAACAGTTGGCGGCCCGTTTGAAAAAGGGATTCCCCGGCCTTCAAAAATAG
- a CDS encoding metallophosphoesterase family protein yields the protein MSATSTLGIAPMIANALSKSPNVSGQGVLKGFIVSDAHFGWRNEQQPDPQRQRELITHIHERFPDLDLWLDTGDAHHSSLGAKAVFDAATTDWCDIIANQSNKALFYYVPGNHEICQPTAGQDSERRCARMGSMSYRPYYSFDVKGIHFVSVPELEHPVYINKETMDWLKLDLDLNRDKTVILLSHNNVKGTTHFDDTFMAGYRGVANSKTLLDVIEQHPNVIAWMHGHNHDYVVSRHNNRLFVSNGRIGGFNPHHAYEDGEPLGGIYFEVWPDRLVVQCYSAEHELFIDEGLGRKGRSQTLRVSTTVDPLAPTGYAFGHGGFLDGQRAAVHNYHTSKDSLCSLILAGTEDACINENIGFSDYTHRSDNPQYKQWDVFGFKVRHNGWPRYFEEKNDVWRWLNPGVLLLARESSEEVTSLNLPDPGFANVMYYRAVPGRPYECRLKVASKQGGEKLELRVRVCSQEGRGLWKTTLPVRSLESGEQTLVFPIEVPEIHDRKTIYGGGMLDSEIQLSIEARFRSLMNDLTIYEAAFYRADSEGATLNPELTFNGVPVGKAGSLGSGKTLTRSVAKPTDDRWLVEGSCEGSHRMLWYCRQTNIDWQVRNAPVADHGAYLEVGAPTNTWSTGNEVVIQPTATTRDAVFVHRLRQIDGARIWPLNRGNSQVSIEMLSGAETGTVEVCVQKRPADVRGAVSWSYENGVVQVQLAAGSRVTVVAG from the coding sequence ATGAGTGCGACTTCGACATTGGGGATTGCCCCGATGATTGCGAACGCTTTGTCAAAATCACCGAATGTTTCCGGGCAGGGTGTGCTGAAAGGTTTTATTGTGTCCGACGCCCATTTCGGGTGGCGCAATGAACAGCAGCCGGACCCTCAGCGGCAGCGCGAACTGATTACTCATATTCATGAGCGGTTTCCGGATCTGGATTTGTGGCTCGATACCGGTGATGCCCATCACAGCTCCTTAGGCGCGAAGGCTGTTTTTGACGCCGCAACGACAGACTGGTGCGACATTATCGCCAACCAGAGCAATAAGGCCTTGTTCTACTATGTTCCCGGCAATCATGAGATCTGTCAGCCGACTGCGGGGCAGGATTCTGAACGCCGCTGTGCCCGCATGGGAAGCATGTCCTATCGGCCGTATTACAGCTTTGATGTGAAAGGAATTCATTTTGTCTCCGTTCCGGAGCTCGAGCATCCGGTTTATATCAACAAAGAGACAATGGATTGGCTGAAGCTGGACCTGGATTTGAATCGTGATAAAACCGTCATCCTTCTTTCTCACAACAATGTCAAGGGAACCACCCATTTTGATGACACCTTCATGGCCGGCTATCGCGGCGTGGCCAATAGTAAAACTCTTCTCGATGTGATTGAGCAGCATCCGAATGTGATTGCCTGGATGCATGGTCACAATCATGACTATGTGGTTTCCAGGCATAACAATCGCCTGTTTGTCTCGAATGGACGCATTGGCGGATTTAATCCGCACCATGCGTATGAGGATGGTGAGCCGCTGGGCGGGATCTATTTTGAAGTGTGGCCGGACCGGCTGGTCGTCCAGTGTTACAGCGCCGAGCATGAACTGTTTATTGATGAGGGGCTGGGGCGCAAGGGGCGCTCGCAGACTCTCAGGGTGTCGACCACCGTCGATCCTCTTGCGCCGACCGGCTATGCGTTTGGGCACGGGGGCTTTCTGGATGGGCAGCGGGCCGCTGTGCATAACTACCATACATCAAAGGATTCGCTCTGTTCGCTGATTCTTGCCGGAACAGAGGATGCCTGTATTAATGAAAATATCGGCTTCTCTGATTATACCCACCGCAGTGATAACCCTCAGTATAAGCAATGGGACGTATTCGGCTTTAAGGTGAGGCACAACGGCTGGCCCCGGTATTTTGAGGAGAAAAACGATGTGTGGCGCTGGTTGAATCCCGGCGTTTTGCTGCTGGCGCGAGAGTCTTCCGAAGAGGTCACTTCCTTGAACCTGCCGGATCCCGGATTCGCCAATGTCATGTATTACCGGGCCGTTCCTGGGCGGCCCTATGAGTGCAGATTGAAGGTCGCCTCGAAGCAGGGCGGGGAAAAGCTCGAACTGCGGGTCCGAGTCTGTTCGCAGGAGGGACGGGGACTTTGGAAGACCACTCTGCCTGTGCGCAGTCTGGAATCCGGCGAGCAGACGCTGGTTTTTCCGATCGAAGTGCCGGAGATCCATGATCGTAAAACCATTTACGGGGGAGGGATGCTCGACTCGGAAATCCAGCTTTCGATTGAGGCCCGCTTCCGTTCCCTGATGAACGATCTGACCATTTACGAAGCCGCTTTTTATCGGGCTGATTCTGAAGGAGCGACGCTCAACCCGGAATTGACGTTTAATGGAGTCCCGGTCGGTAAGGCCGGATCTCTCGGCTCCGGAAAGACACTGACGCGTTCCGTGGCGAAGCCGACAGACGACCGCTGGCTGGTCGAGGGGAGCTGTGAAGGATCCCACCGCATGCTGTGGTACTGCCGCCAGACGAATATTGACTGGCAGGTCCGCAATGCTCCTGTGGCGGATCATGGGGCTTATCTGGAGGTCGGTGCTCCGACCAATACCTGGTCCACCGGAAATGAGGTGGTTATTCAGCCGACGGCGACAACGCGGGATGCTGTGTTCGTGCATCGTCTGCGTCAGATCGATGGCGCCAGAATCTGGCCGTTAAACCGCGGGAATTCGCAGGTTTCAATTGAGATGCTGTCCGGGGCCGAAACCGGAACGGTGGAGGTGTGTGTCCAGAAGCGTCCGGCAGATGTGAGAGGAGCTGTTTCCTGGTCTTACGAGAACGGTGTCGTTCAGGTTCAGTTAGCCGCGGGAAGCCGTGTGACCGTTGTGGCGGGATGA
- a CDS encoding sulfatase-like hydrolase/transferase: MYKRQLNAGGYFAGGILAGVLMSHLSFADEVISFPNILLIVADDFGVGSINAYGAPSDLVRTPNLNRLTEEGMRFSNANAPASVCSPTRYALLTGRYAWRGPFPYGVHDPFEPASFDAGQSTIASLLQFKGYRTASIGKWHLGYGTPDEGQDHVDFTKPLYPGPNDVGFDYHFGIPQNLDDGHRGWIENNGVYGLRSSKISPYGKSFYGGPYTGFDAPQRSREEAMGTVTDRAIEWIRSECRKESARPFFLYFAPPAVHHPIVPSKTMRGTSGCGAYGAFIHDLDWSVGRLIDTLAYEGIRDDTLIIFTADNGGDLPGDKDKPEIQARGAGLLANGPQRGDKHTIYEGGLRIPMIVRWPGRVEAGSISDHMVNLVDLYATFSEMLGHRPLAKGEAPDSISFLPILLGRAQSVRKPMVCNNVAGILSLRDGFWKYIEGKFPDSLPQKDGSRNAFQSEAQPALYNLEDDPAEQNNLIAEFPEKVSRMQEILNKYRDSGRSR; this comes from the coding sequence ATGTATAAACGACAACTAAATGCAGGTGGATATTTTGCGGGAGGGATTCTGGCAGGCGTGTTGATGTCGCATTTATCGTTCGCTGATGAAGTAATTAGTTTTCCTAATATTCTTTTGATTGTGGCAGACGATTTCGGTGTAGGCAGTATTAACGCGTACGGGGCACCGTCTGATCTTGTGCGGACTCCAAACCTGAATCGGTTGACTGAAGAGGGGATGCGGTTTTCAAATGCCAATGCGCCGGCCTCGGTATGCTCCCCGACACGCTATGCGTTGTTGACCGGTCGTTATGCATGGCGCGGCCCGTTCCCATATGGCGTCCATGATCCGTTTGAGCCGGCCTCTTTTGACGCCGGTCAGTCGACGATTGCCTCGTTACTGCAGTTCAAAGGATACCGGACTGCGAGTATCGGGAAATGGCATCTGGGATATGGAACGCCGGATGAGGGGCAGGATCATGTTGATTTTACAAAGCCGCTGTATCCGGGACCGAACGATGTTGGATTTGATTATCACTTTGGAATTCCGCAGAACCTGGATGACGGGCATCGGGGCTGGATTGAAAACAACGGAGTTTATGGGCTGAGATCCTCGAAAATCAGTCCCTACGGAAAATCGTTCTATGGAGGTCCGTACACCGGATTCGATGCGCCTCAGAGAAGCCGGGAGGAGGCAATGGGAACTGTTACGGACCGTGCGATTGAATGGATTCGTTCGGAATGTCGCAAGGAGTCGGCTCGTCCGTTCTTTCTCTATTTTGCTCCCCCCGCGGTGCATCATCCGATTGTTCCTTCGAAAACGATGCGCGGGACCAGCGGATGTGGGGCGTATGGAGCCTTTATCCATGATCTGGACTGGTCGGTCGGCCGGTTGATTGACACGCTGGCTTACGAAGGAATTCGTGATGATACCTTGATCATTTTTACTGCTGATAACGGCGGTGATTTGCCGGGTGATAAGGACAAGCCGGAGATTCAGGCCCGGGGCGCCGGGCTTCTGGCGAACGGTCCGCAGCGCGGTGATAAACACACCATTTATGAAGGCGGGTTGCGCATTCCGATGATTGTTCGATGGCCGGGCAGGGTTGAGGCGGGCTCCATCAGCGACCATATGGTGAATTTGGTCGATTTGTATGCCACCTTTTCCGAGATGTTGGGCCATCGTCCATTGGCTAAAGGAGAAGCTCCGGACAGTATCAGTTTTCTTCCGATACTTCTTGGTCGGGCTCAGTCTGTGCGCAAACCAATGGTTTGCAATAATGTCGCCGGAATTCTCTCTCTTCGCGATGGTTTCTGGAAATATATCGAAGGAAAATTTCCCGACTCACTTCCGCAAAAAGACGGAAGTCGCAATGCCTTTCAGAGCGAAGCTCAGCCGGCACTGTACAATCTCGAAGACGATCCGGCCGAACAGAACAACCTGATTGCTGAGTTTCCAGAAAAGGTGAGCCGAATGCAGGAAATATTGAATAAATATCGGGATAGCGGTCGATCCCGCTGA